A genomic window from Ruminiclostridium cellulolyticum H10 includes:
- the nuoE gene encoding NADH-quinone oxidoreductase subunit NuoE — translation MSENRCCCGCTDENSLKLGKIIDKYKGTRGALIPVLHEVQEVYGYLSEDVLKEISEKLNVSLAEIYGVVTFYTQFSLNPKGRFKINICMGTACYVKGSGEILEKFKEKLGIDVGQCTEDGKFSLDACRCIGACGLAPVIMINDDVHGRLLPDDVEAILEKYKD, via the coding sequence ATGAGTGAAAACAGGTGCTGCTGTGGCTGCACAGATGAAAATAGCTTAAAACTCGGAAAAATTATTGATAAGTATAAAGGAACAAGAGGTGCTTTGATTCCTGTATTACACGAAGTTCAAGAAGTATATGGCTATTTATCCGAAGATGTACTAAAAGAGATTTCCGAGAAGCTTAATGTTTCACTTGCTGAAATATATGGAGTTGTTACATTCTATACTCAATTCTCATTAAATCCAAAGGGGCGATTCAAGATTAATATCTGCATGGGTACAGCCTGCTACGTCAAGGGTTCAGGAGAGATTTTGGAGAAATTTAAAGAAAAACTTGGAATTGATGTAGGACAATGTACTGAGGATGGAAAGTTTTCACTTGATGCATGCAGATGTATAGGAGCTTGTGGCCTTGCACCTGTAATTATGATAAATGATGATGTTCACGGCAGATTATTGCCTGATGATGTGGAGGCTATACTGGAGAAATACAAAGACTAA
- a CDS encoding ATP-binding protein: protein MRDLSLHILDIVQNSITAQATKIKIHISIDSQRDYLLLNVSDNGAGMDSDLLLKAQDPFFTSRITRKVGFGIPLLIESAKKCNGNFNIISEKNEGTHIIAEFSINHIDRLPIGEIGETLVAAISSNPQISFILELNSGKGFFRLDTDEVAKTLGNVSITVFAVLKWLKEYIDEGIKNIFGGVLNEVDS from the coding sequence ATGAGGGATTTATCGCTTCATATACTTGATATAGTTCAAAATTCAATTACTGCTCAGGCAACAAAAATTAAAATACATATTTCAATAGATTCCCAGAGAGATTATCTATTACTTAATGTTAGCGATAATGGAGCAGGAATGGATTCTGATCTTCTATTAAAGGCACAGGATCCCTTTTTTACATCAAGAATAACAAGAAAAGTAGGGTTTGGAATACCATTATTAATAGAGTCGGCAAAAAAGTGCAATGGAAATTTCAACATCATTTCTGAAAAAAATGAAGGAACACATATAATTGCTGAATTTTCAATCAATCACATTGACAGGCTTCCCATCGGTGAAATAGGAGAAACCCTGGTTGCAGCAATATCGTCAAACCCACAGATTTCATTTATTTTGGAACTGAACAGCGGAAAAGGCTTTTTCAGACTAGATACGGATGAAGTGGCCAAAACCCTTGGTAATGTGAGTATTACGGTGTTTGCTGTGCTTAAATGGTTGAAAGAGTATATTGATGAAGGTATAAAGAATATTTTTGGAGGTGTACTTAATGAAGTCGATAGCTGA